A single Pseudomonas brassicacearum DNA region contains:
- a CDS encoding metalloregulator ArsR/SmtB family transcription factor: MADHLTPTTVFKCLADDIRVRTMLLITREGELCVCELTCALNESQPKVSRHLAQLRTCGLLSDRRQGQWVYYRLHPNLPDWVHQVLATTLESNKHWLSPYAKRLEGMGDRPERAAVCCESQTA; encoded by the coding sequence ATGGCTGACCATCTGACACCGACCACTGTTTTCAAATGCCTGGCGGATGACATCCGCGTGCGCACCATGCTGCTTATCACTCGCGAAGGAGAGCTTTGTGTGTGTGAGCTGACCTGCGCGCTGAACGAGAGTCAGCCAAAAGTCTCCAGGCACTTGGCGCAGTTGCGCACCTGCGGTCTGCTTTCGGATCGTCGGCAAGGCCAATGGGTGTATTACCGACTGCACCCGAATCTCCCCGATTGGGTTCATCAAGTGCTGGCCACTACGCTGGAAAGCAACAAGCACTGGTTAAGCCCATATGCCAAACGCCTTGAGGGAATGGGTGATCGCCCTGAGCGTGCAGCCGTGTGCTGCGAAAGCCAGACCGCCTGA
- a CDS encoding DUF2252 domain-containing protein yields MLRSPFTFLRGSAGVMAHDLATTPNTGIQVQACGDCHLLNFGLFATPERNLIFDINDFDETLPAPWEWDVKRLAISFVVAARDNRLSDKDAQAIAVECVRAYRERLRKLSKMSPLEVWYDHLDAQMIVDMAPNEKIKRNRVQLIAKAKERLGDYLYPTITNEVAGRRRLLDQPPIIFHIHEKNFAQRVQMALRDYRLSLPLERRLLLDRYRLEDFVVKAVGIGSVGTYCFVGLFFSAENHPLLLQFKEACPSVLAPFAGKSDFENQGERVVTGQRLMQSSSDIFLGWTQGENGRHFFVRQLRDMKMTAPVEGATVDQMKLYGELCGMTLARAHAKSGDAALISGYLGKSDSFDQAIGKFARSYAEQNAKDHASLVAAEKSGRIKALREEDL; encoded by the coding sequence ATGTTACGCAGCCCGTTCACCTTTTTGCGCGGTTCTGCCGGCGTGATGGCTCATGACTTGGCTACTACTCCGAACACAGGCATTCAGGTCCAAGCTTGCGGGGATTGTCACCTTTTGAACTTCGGACTGTTTGCGACCCCTGAGCGCAACCTGATTTTTGACATTAACGATTTCGACGAAACGCTTCCTGCCCCCTGGGAATGGGATGTGAAACGCCTGGCAATAAGTTTTGTCGTGGCCGCCCGGGACAACCGGCTCAGCGACAAAGACGCCCAGGCGATAGCGGTTGAGTGTGTTCGTGCTTATCGCGAGCGCCTGCGCAAACTGTCGAAGATGAGCCCGCTGGAGGTCTGGTATGACCACCTGGACGCTCAAATGATCGTCGACATGGCCCCAAACGAAAAAATCAAAAGAAACCGCGTTCAGTTGATCGCCAAGGCCAAAGAACGCCTCGGTGATTACCTCTATCCGACGATCACCAACGAAGTTGCGGGGCGTCGACGCCTACTCGATCAGCCACCGATCATTTTTCATATCCATGAAAAGAACTTCGCGCAACGTGTGCAGATGGCACTACGAGACTATCGATTGTCGCTACCCCTTGAACGACGTTTGCTTTTGGATCGTTACCGACTCGAAGACTTTGTCGTAAAGGCTGTCGGGATCGGCAGCGTCGGCACCTATTGTTTTGTCGGCCTGTTCTTTTCCGCGGAAAACCACCCGTTGCTCCTGCAATTCAAGGAAGCCTGCCCCTCGGTGCTGGCCCCTTTTGCGGGCAAGAGCGACTTTGAGAATCAGGGTGAACGCGTAGTCACCGGACAACGGCTGATGCAGTCCTCCAGTGACATTTTCCTGGGGTGGACGCAGGGGGAAAATGGCCGGCATTTCTTCGTTCGGCAGTTGCGGGATATGAAAATGACGGCTCCTGTGGAAGGCGCAACGGTCGATCAAATGAAGTTGTATGGTGAGTTGTGCGGTATGACCTTGGCCCGTGCCCATGCCAAATCCGGTGATGCCGCGCTCATCAGTGGCTATTTGGGAAAATCGGACAGCTTCGATCAGGCTATTGGCAAATTTGCCCGAAGCTATGCAGAACAAAACGCGAAAGATCATGCGTCGTTGGTGGCTGCTGAAAAATCAGGGCGCATCAAAGCGTTGAGAGAAGAAGACTTATGA